The Desulfobulbaceae bacterium genome window below encodes:
- a CDS encoding DsrE family protein: MSKKFVLSITHATDDQDRANAAIALAASLISEDADLIIFFIFEGAMLAKKGVAETIEGRNFAPVRDLFPMLLEEKVPMYLCGACAKTYNITENDLVEGVKIIHIPTIASEMMDRETITL; the protein is encoded by the coding sequence ATGAGCAAGAAATTTGTTTTAAGTATCACCCATGCCACCGACGACCAGGACCGCGCCAACGCCGCCATCGCTCTGGCCGCATCCTTGATTAGCGAGGACGCGGATCTGATCATCTTTTTTATTTTCGAGGGCGCCATGCTTGCCAAGAAAGGAGTGGCGGAAACGATTGAAGGCCGAAATTTCGCGCCGGTTCGCGATCTTTTCCCGATGCTGCTGGAAGAGAAAGTACCGATGTATCTGTGCGGCGCCTGCGCCAAGACCTATAACATCACCGAAAATGATCTGGTGGAAGGGGTGAAGATAATCCATATCCCGACCATTGCCTCTGAAATGATGGATCGGGAGACCATAACCCTCTGA
- a CDS encoding sulfite exporter TauE/SafE family protein → MFLGLLVALGLGGGFLSGLLGLGGAIFMIPLLLYVPPLVGVGQLDMKMVAAISMVQVLSASLSGLIVHHKNKFVSKSLLITMGLCNALGNLGGSLFSKYLQSSFLLAIFATMAVIAAIVMFIPKREQGSDIKPEELEYNKPLAAGLSLAIGIFGGMVGAPGAFVYIPAMIYILNIPTRIVIGSTLGIVFFGAVMGTIGKALTGQIIWPYALALVIGTIPGAQIGGRVSKKTDTKHLRYAIAVIIAITGLRMWYQVATGQ, encoded by the coding sequence ATGTTTCTTGGCTTGCTTGTCGCGCTCGGTTTAGGTGGCGGTTTTCTGTCCGGACTGCTGGGTCTGGGCGGCGCGATCTTCATGATCCCGCTGCTGCTTTATGTACCGCCTCTGGTGGGTGTCGGTCAGCTTGACATGAAAATGGTGGCGGCGATCAGCATGGTTCAGGTGCTGTCGGCTTCACTCTCGGGGCTGATCGTACACCACAAAAACAAGTTCGTGAGCAAATCCCTGCTGATTACCATGGGGCTGTGCAACGCCTTGGGCAATCTCGGCGGATCGCTTTTTTCTAAATATCTTCAAAGCTCCTTTTTACTCGCCATTTTTGCGACCATGGCAGTTATTGCGGCAATCGTCATGTTTATCCCTAAGCGGGAGCAGGGCAGCGACATCAAGCCGGAAGAACTGGAGTATAACAAGCCACTGGCAGCTGGGTTGAGTCTGGCCATCGGCATTTTCGGCGGTATGGTCGGAGCGCCCGGCGCCTTTGTCTATATTCCAGCCATGATTTATATCCTCAACATCCCCACTCGCATTGTCATTGGCAGCACCCTGGGCATCGTGTTCTTCGGGGCGGTGATGGGTACCATCGGCAAGGCTTTGACTGGCCAGATTATCTGGCCCTATGCGCTTGCCCTGGTCATCGGCACCATTCCAGGCGCTCAGATTGGCGGCCGGGTCAGCAAAAAAACCGATACCAAACATCTGCGCTACGCCATCGCGGTGATCATCGCGATCACCGGTCTGCGTATGTGGTATCAGGTAGCAACCGGGCAATAA
- a CDS encoding thioredoxin family protein: protein MAVSLGYDTVYRDPLGLPEWEANGLPIATVSTPGSVRGPAPSPATAGGMQGLTLLMTLAGIFLGGMALNLTPCVYPLIPITVSYFGGRGDQARSVLFAHGFFYITGLAVTNSVLGVAAAMTGGLMGAMLQNPWVVIGVATVLLVFASSLFGFWELRLPAGLTRAASKNYTGYFGTFFMGMTLGVVAAPCLGPFVLGLLTWVAGTADPVFGFTVFFTLSLGLGLPLFILAMFAGRLEKLPRSGEWMNWVRKFMGWVLVGMAAYFLRPLLTKPMVVALYSTVAVAGGLHLGWLDRSTAAFKAFAWIKKAVGLAGIGLAVFLVSSWALLGPGVAWQTYSPALLEQARGERRPVILDFYATWCAPCRELDEITFHDPAVVKKSTDFVMVKIDLTAGDNPAYQQLVKDYDVKGVPTIVFLDRNGRERPDLRLVEFMAPDKFLQSMAKFQ, encoded by the coding sequence GTGGCTGTCTCGCTTGGTTATGATACTGTATATCGTGATCCTCTCGGCTTGCCTGAATGGGAGGCAAACGGGCTGCCTATAGCCACTGTCTCCACCCCCGGAAGCGTCAGGGGGCCTGCCCCGTCCCCGGCAACAGCGGGTGGCATGCAGGGCTTGACACTGCTCATGACCCTGGCCGGCATTTTCTTAGGCGGTATGGCGCTGAACCTTACCCCTTGCGTCTATCCGCTGATTCCCATCACTGTCTCCTATTTTGGCGGTCGCGGCGATCAGGCCCGCAGCGTTCTTTTTGCCCACGGTTTTTTTTACATCACCGGCCTGGCCGTCACCAATTCGGTTCTCGGGGTGGCGGCGGCCATGACCGGCGGGCTCATGGGTGCAATGTTACAGAACCCCTGGGTGGTGATTGGTGTTGCCACGGTGCTGCTGGTCTTTGCCAGCAGCCTCTTCGGCTTCTGGGAGCTACGTCTTCCCGCTGGCCTGACCCGGGCCGCCTCCAAAAACTATACCGGCTATTTCGGCACCTTTTTCATGGGCATGACCCTTGGTGTGGTGGCCGCCCCCTGTCTCGGGCCCTTCGTGCTTGGCCTGTTGACCTGGGTGGCCGGTACAGCTGACCCGGTTTTCGGCTTTACCGTCTTTTTTACCTTGAGTCTCGGTCTTGGCCTGCCCCTCTTTATTCTCGCCATGTTTGCCGGAAGGCTGGAAAAACTGCCCCGCTCCGGGGAGTGGATGAACTGGGTCAGAAAATTCATGGGCTGGGTGCTGGTCGGCATGGCCGCCTATTTTCTGCGTCCCCTTTTGACTAAACCAATGGTTGTTGCCTTATACAGCACGGTGGCGGTGGCTGGCGGCCTTCATCTCGGCTGGCTTGACCGCAGCACCGCCGCTTTTAAGGCCTTTGCCTGGATCAAAAAGGCGGTGGGCCTTGCCGGCATCGGCCTGGCCGTTTTTCTGGTGTCATCCTGGGCCTTGCTTGGACCCGGAGTTGCTTGGCAGACATACAGTCCAGCTCTTCTCGAACAGGCAAGAGGTGAGCGTCGGCCGGTTATTCTGGATTTCTACGCGACCTGGTGTGCGCCCTGTCGTGAACTGGATGAAATCACCTTTCACGATCCGGCGGTTGTCAAGAAATCGACAGATTTCGTCATGGTCAAGATCGATTTAACTGCCGGTGACAACCCCGCATATCAGCAATTAGTCAAAGACTATGATGTTAAAGGAGTCCCCACCATCGTCTTTCTTGACAGAAATGGCCGCGAGCGCCCAGATCTCAGACTGGTTGAGTTTATGGCACCGGACAAGTTTCTGCAATCAATGGCAAAATTTCAATAA
- a CDS encoding rhodanese-like domain-containing protein, which yields MMKNSWRLILLLCLAITVGLMAPKAFAADMEQVRQEAKQGGYRLITTNDLRDLIQQNSAGVLLVDTRQDWEYAAGHITGALNFSMEPTWLARLTRRGALEQFLGPDKHKHIVFY from the coding sequence ATGATGAAAAATTCGTGGCGTTTGATCCTGCTTTTATGCCTCGCAATCACCGTTGGGCTGATGGCGCCAAAGGCCTTTGCCGCCGACATGGAACAGGTGCGTCAAGAGGCAAAACAGGGTGGTTACCGGCTGATCACCACCAACGACCTGCGGGATCTGATTCAGCAGAATTCCGCCGGCGTGCTGCTGGTGGATACTCGTCAGGATTGGGAGTATGCGGCAGGACATATTACCGGGGCACTGAATTTTTCCATGGAACCGACCTGGCTGGCACGTCTCACCCGGCGCGGAGCCCTGGAGCAGTTTCTTGGTCCAGACAAACACAAACACATCGTCTTTTACTGA
- a CDS encoding winged helix-turn-helix transcriptional regulator — translation MENHTSPEDLLHSGYRDAAFIAKALADENRLRIILSLAAGKKSVSRVVEELGLSQPLVSHHLKELKRTLLVTVERNGPFIFYELTDRRIVSILTELNELAANLLANRTTF, via the coding sequence TTGGAAAACCATACCAGCCCAGAAGATTTACTACACTCAGGCTATCGTGATGCCGCCTTTATTGCCAAGGCTCTGGCTGATGAAAATCGTTTGCGGATTATTCTCAGTCTGGCGGCAGGAAAAAAATCCGTATCCCGGGTTGTCGAGGAGCTTGGCTTGTCGCAGCCCCTTGTTTCTCACCACCTCAAAGAACTTAAACGCACGCTGCTGGTGACTGTTGAGCGTAATGGGCCCTTTATTTTTTACGAACTGACCGATCGTCGCATCGTGTCAATTCTAACGGAATTAAATGAGTTGGCGGCAAACCTGCTGGCTAACCGAACTACTTTTTAA